The Impatiens glandulifera chromosome 3, dImpGla2.1, whole genome shotgun sequence genome contains a region encoding:
- the LOC124929470 gene encoding chromatin modification-related protein EAF1 B-like, whose translation MHGRSLELARLVNADVDSMGEIDGRVGINSKVGPQHPTVQKAQDELRQEYDVREERRRELEFLERGGNPLDYKIVNATSISVQSTSLTNQPHEREAKGSFAQTTSPLGDSVESSGRPGASVACEPNSADNLLLFDGESEFIGGERNPMHPCKNVIAPSEQSSRLQGNQNAKEFEDSAAIAFPKNQAYKRRNRTRPNRENARSSSTDIVQPRTGHVSSMRSGPKDLKVSVVDANNSKDKSVASVCNSKPSSPTGSLDCKATPSHSEQPVPEQDASKGLVDKNPQGNSELPDSTKGSEQLVSAVVIRPQCEDIAKAENNGPRNNIVNDDLNGNATLAPKCFDSDCTPTSMDRNINGDASINLGNVNLEANSEEQIFREKNMVNNANENIKGENKSDGSCGYQSQQGSGRHSDKEVKCSVPLNSDVPNGDSPLGTEGRANDQLRDDSTIQKGVSSGILDSTEDYSPNRTHTSVNASALVEANESFQLSSAAPEQPCPEADVELETKALEDAILEEALTIEAKQKKVAELSAITLPLESRKKSHWDFVLEEMAWLANDFAQERLWKITAAAQLSRQVTFASHLRSKELFDLWKQKKEAHFLAKAVMDFWQLAEEKLKQFQPSSPGKSPLLAVHGYAVRFLKYNRGATAVGQAESTRTPDWTYDPGVMNLPPEDQSQEENLFYKVPVGAMEAYRKSIESYVIRWQSGDVQVETSMHNAATDNIYEEDEGETSAYYLHGGSQSNKSVKFSQKKKKNSIRFYTGRQYDRGADMASMGNRFGNQQDIQMGKRPSSDLRVGPILTKRMRTAPRPRVLGPYSAGSSGGVQGLTRTDASSGDTNSFQDDQSAYPSGLHIPNSLEVESVGDFEKQLPFDSAEVSKPKKKKKAKYSGYEHRWQLDSAFQHERMDQLKRKLESQQLDSNGNSCLLGQHIGKKQKTFKSLDSTLDNHAQTGSSVPSPTTSQMSNMHHPNKIIRILNGRDRSRKSKALKIPAGFSGSESPWSLFEDQALVVLVHDMGPNWELVSDAINNTLQIKCIFRKPNDCKDRHKILMDKTGVDGADSAEDSGSSQPYPSTLPGIPKGSARQLFQHLQDPVEDKMIKTHFEKIVMISQKMIHRKSQNDYIDPKKIQPHASHTLVLQALPNYINGGPPATPLDLCDTPTSSPDGLVLGYQGSHSTNGLAISHPSSVASVLPTSSPKASSIQSSSVAVHGNNFPSPSGPGNTSVRDGRYAVARSAATLPVDEQQRYNQVVSGRNVQSPAAPQGTDRSVVRVGGNGLSAMNRSMPIARTGLQGLPSPSIMSSGSIMSSNMPPVPHPVNIHRSGVGSSQGMLRPRIRPAQNNPEHHMQIPQGNSPSFGGLSPVFTNQASSTSSVQSYPSTMQQQQQQSVVSNSSHHSHLQGQNHSAGNNSPNQNAYRLAKERQLQQRLQQHQQHLHHQPLPPSGAVMTHVPPQPHLPPPTSSVPNSPKVQPQTSLAPASLSPLAQPPSTMTTNISQLQNQKVHTPPPHGFGRTQLSNQVNKQRRRQQQLLQSGRQHLPQRQQIQSQQQAAKLSKGDGKEGNLPPVDSCIPNGISAVVPGTQPSSQGDQAMNSIQDQGLHSGSSKPPGPPHSSNQHHLQTKMHPGQAKQVQHMPTSHLDNNSQGHVHQKLATQKMLQQNRPPDSPNKLQVGKSQIGKPTEVVAVTGISRTSSIDSGGLGPVGSSTSGQGKAPEKNYDSTANSALGVTSVGNVSSANAAGSEMTTKMGKGGGSNNLSPINVQQQQQLSPSMQLPMPHQQQSSNQQVSPRQPPPQQQPDQLPAGNNNMCR comes from the exons ATGCATGGACGCAGCTTAGAATTGGCTCGTCTTGTGAATGCTGACGTTGATTCCATGGGAGAAATTGATGGTAGGGTTGGAATCAATAGCAAAGTTGGACCCCAACATCCAACAGTTCAGAAGGCTCAGGATGAACTCAG GCAGGAGTATGATGTTCgcgaagaaagaagaagagagcTAGAATTTCTTGAAAGG GGCGGAAATCCTTTGGATTACAAGATAGTGAATGCTACCTCCATTAGTGTCCAATCTACTTCATTGACTAATCAACCTCATGAACG TGAAGCCAAAGGTAGTTTTGCTCAAACCACTTCGCCTCTTGGAGATTCAGTTGAAAGTAGTGGTAGGCCAGGAGCCAGTGTAGCATGTGAACCGAACAGTGCTGATAATCTTTTGTTATTTGATGGAGAAAGTGAGTTTATTGGAGGTGAAAGGAATCCTATGCATCCCTGTAAAAATGTCATTGCTCCATCAGAACAATCTTCTAGACTGCAAGGTAATCAAAATGCTAAAGAATTTGAGGATTCAGCTGCCATtgccttcccaaaaaaccaagCATATAAGCGGAGAAACCGAACAAGACCTAATCGTGAAAATGCTCGATCAAGTTCAACTGATATTGTTCAACCCCGTACTGGCCATGTTTCTTCCATGCGTTCAGGTCCAAAAGATCTTAAGGTCTCTGTAGTTGATGCAAATAATTCCAAGGACAAAAGCGTCGCATCAGTCTGCAACTCTAAGCCAAGTAGTCCAACTGGTAGTTTAGACTGTAAAGCAACACCTTCTCATAGTGAACAACCTGTTCCTGAGCAAGATGCTTCCAAAGGTTTGGTCGATAAAAATCCTCAAGGAAATTCTGAATTACCTGACTCTACCAAGGGAAGTGAACAGTTGGTTTCAGCAGTTGTAATTCGTCCACAATGTGAAGATATAGCAAAAGCTGAAAATAATGGGCCAAGAAACAACATAGTCAATGATGATCTAAATGGGAATGCTACACTTGCCCCTAAGTGTTTTGACTCAGATTGCACACCAACCAGTATGGATAGAAATATAAACGGTGATGCATCCATAAATTTAGGAAATGTAAATCTTGAGGCGAATTCTGAGGAGCAGATCTTCAGGGAAAAAAACATGGTAAACAATGCCAATGAAAACATTAAAGGTGAAAATAAATCTGATGGAAGTTGTGGTTATCAAAGTCAACAGGGAAGTGGACGCCACTCTGATAAAGAGGTGAAGTGTTCTGTTCCACTGAATAGTGATGTACCAAATGGAGATTCTCCTTTGGGAACCGAAGGAAGAGCTAATGATCAATTGAGAGATGATTCTACTATACAAAAGGGGGTTTCTTCTGGGATTCTGGATTCTACAGAAGACTATTCTCCCAATAGGACTCATACTTCAGTGAATGCCTCTGCTCTTGTGGAAGCAAACGAATCTTTTCAGCTTTCTTCAGCTGCACCAGAACAACCTTGTCCTGAAGCTGACGTGGAACTGGAAACCAAAGCACTTGAAGATGCTATTCTTGAGGAAGCTTTAACAATAGAG GCAAAGCAGAAAAAGGTTGCTGAGCTATCTGCTATAACATTGCCCTTGGAAAGTCGCAAGAAATCTCATTGGGATTTTGTCCTTGAAGAGATGGCATGGTTGGCAAATGATTTTGCTCAG GAGCGCCTTTGGAAGATAACTGCTGCTGCTCAATTGAGTCGTCAAGTTACTTTTGCCTCTCATTTAAGATCTAAGGAACTTTTTGACCTTTGGAAGCAAAAGAAAGAGGCTCATTTCTTGGCAAAAGCTGTCATGGACTTCTGGCAATTAGCAGAG GAGAAACTCAAGCAGTTTCAGCCTTCAAGTCCTGGAAAAAGTCCCCTCCTTGCTGTTCATGGCTATGCCGTGAGATTTCTTAAATATAATAGAGGTGCTACTGCAGTTGGACAAGCAGAATCCACAAGAACTCCTGACTGGACATATGATCCTGGAGTTATGAATCTACCACCAGAGGACCAATCACAAGAA GAAAACCTTTTCTACAAGGTGCCTGTCGGGGCAATGGAAGCATACAGGAAATCCATTGAATCTTATGTAATAAGGTGGCAG agTGGCGATGTCCAAGTAGAAACATCTATGCATAATGCAGCAACAG ATAATATTTATGAAGAGGATGAAGGAGAAACAAGCGCTTACTATCTGCATGGTGGTTCTCAGAGTAATAAATCAGTGAAGTtttctcaaaagaaaaagaaaaactctATAAGATTTTATACAGGCAGACAATATGATAGAGGAGCAGATATGGCAAGCATGGGAAATAGATTTGGAAATCAACAGGATATCCAAATGGGGAAAAGGCCTTCCAGTGATCTTAGGGTCGGTCCAATTCTAACAAAGCGCATGCGAACGGCTCCCAGGCCAAGGGTTTTAGGACCTTACAGTGCTGGAAGTTCGGGAGGTGTTCAGGGTCTAACAAGGACAGATGCTTCTAGTGGTGATACAAATTCTTTTCAAGATGATCAGAGTGCCTATCCAAGTGGACTCCACATACCAAACAGTCTGGAAGTGGAGTCTGTGGGTGACTTTGAAAAGCAGCTACCATTTGATTCAGCAGAAGTATCAAAAcctaaaaagaaaaagaaggcaAAATATTCG GGTTATGAACATCGATGGCAACTTGATTCAGCATTCCAACATGAGCGG ATGGATCAGTTAAAGAGGAAGTTGGAGAGTCAACAGCTTGATTCTAATGGAAACAGTT GTTTGCTTGGACAACATATTGGAAAGAAGCAAAAAACATTTAAGTCACTGGATAGCACTTTGGACAATCATGCCCAAACGGGCAGTTCAGTTCCTTCTCCTACCACTTCACAGATGAGTAATATGCACCACCCtaacaaaataattagaatACTCAATGGCCGGGACCGGTCTAGGAAGTCTAAAGCATTGAAG ATACCTGCAGGGTTTAGTGGGAGTGAAAGTCCATGGTCATTATTTGAAGACcag GCACTTGTTGTCCTTGTGCACGATATGGGTCCAAATTGGGAACTTGTGAGTGACGCCATCAATAATACTTTGCAAATCAAG TGTATATTCCGCAAGCCTAATGATTGCAAGGACCGacacaaaattttaatggaCAAAACTGGTGTTGATGGAGCCGATAGTGCTGAAGATTCTGGATCTTCTCAACCATATCCATCTACCTTGCCAGGCATTCCTAAG GGAAGTGCCAGGCAATTGTTTCAACATCTGCAGGACCCAGTTGaagataaaatgattaaaacacATTTTGAGAAGATTGTCATGATATCTCAAAAAATGATCCACAGGAAATCACAG AATGACTACATAGATCCGAAAAAAATCCAGCCTCATGCATCCCATACTCTTGTCCTTCAAGCTTTACCTAATTATATAAACGGAGGACCTCCAGCCAC GCCTCTTGATCTGTGTGACACACCTACATCAAGCCCAGATGGACTTGTTCTTGGATATCAAGGTTCTCACAGTACCAATGGCCTAGCTATTTCACATCCTAGCAGTGTGGCCTCTGTTCTTCCTACTTCGAGTCCTAAAGCCTCCTCTATTCAAAGTTCATCTGTTGCTGTCCATGGGAATAATTTCCCGTCTCCATCTGGCCCAGGAAATACTTCCGTGAG GGATGGTAGATATGCTGTTGCCCGATCAGCAGCAACGTTACCTGTAGATGAACAGCAAAGATATAATCAAGTGGTATCCGGAAGAAACGTTCAGTCACCTGCAGCTCCTCAGGGAACAGATCGTAGTGTTGTTCGAGTTGGTGGAAATGGTTTGAGTGCTATGAATAGAAGTATGCCAATCGCGAGAACTGGTTTACAAGGGCTCCCATCACCATCAATCATGAGTTCTGGTAGCATAATGTCTTCTAATATGCCACCGGTTCCACATCCTGTTAATATTCATCGCAGTGGAGTTGGTTCTAGTCAAGGGATGTTGAGACCTCGTATCCGG CCTGCACAGAATAATCCAGAGCATCACATGCAAATCCCCCAAGGGAATAGCCCTTCTTTTGGAGGTTTAAGTCCTGTTTTCACTAATCAGGCATCATCGACTTCATCTGTTCAGTCGTACCCCTCGACGATGCAGCAGCAGCAACAACAATCGGTTGTTAGTAATAGTTCTCATCACTCTCATCTTCAAGGACAAAATCATTCTGCTGGTAATAATTCCCCAAACCAAAATGCATATCGACTAGCAAAAGAGAGGCAGCTACAGCAACGCTTGCAACAGCATCAGCAGCATCTGCATCATCAACCGCTTCCACCTTCCGGTGCTGTTATGACGCATGTTCCACCGCAGCCCCATCTTCCTCCTCCCACGTCCTCTGTCCCCAATAGTCCTAAAGTCCAGCCTCAAACTTCTTTAGCACCAGCATCTCTATCTCCTCTTGCTCAACCACCGTCCACTATGACTACTAACATATCTCAGCTGCAAAATCAGAAAGTTCACACACCACCTCCCCATGGATTTGGCCGAACCCAGTTAAGCAATCAAGTTAATAAGCAACGGCGGCGACAACAACAGCTTCTGCAATCCGGAAGGCAACATCTTCCACAGAGACAGCAGATTCAATCTCAACAGCAGGCGGCTAAGCTTTCAAAAGGAGATGGAAAAGAGGGAAACCTTCCACCCGTTGATTCTTGCATTCCCAATGGAATATCTGCAGTTGTTCCTGGAACCCAACCTTCCAGCCAAGGTGATCAGGCAATGAATTCTATTCAAGACCAGGGTTTGCATTCTGGGTCATCCAAGCCACCGGGCCCTCCTCATTCTTCAAATCAACATCACCTTCAAACGAAGATGCACCCTGGCCAGGCTAAGCAAGTCCAGCATATGCCAACTTCACACTTAGATAATAATAGTCAAGGTCATGTTCACCAGAAGTTGGCGACCCAAAAAATGCTTCAACAAAATCGCCCCCCTGATTCACCCAACAAGCTGCAAGTGGGTAAAAGCCAAATTGGAAAGCCAACAGAAGTGGTTGCAGTAACAGGAATATCTCGAACATCGTCTATTGATTCAGGTGGTTTAGGACCAGTTGGTTCTTCTACCAGTGGTCAGGGTAAAGCTCCAGAAAAGAATTACGATTCTACTGCAAATTCAGCATTGGGCGTGACTTCAGTTGGTAACGTGTCTTCAGCTAACGCTGCTGGTAGTGAAATGACGACCAAGATGGGGAAAGGAGGAGGATCCAATAATTTATCACCTATCAATGTACAGCAGCAGCAACAGCTGTCACCCTCCATGCAATTACCCATGCCACATCAGCAACAGTCGTCAAACCAACAAGTATCTCCTAGACAGCCGCCACCTCAGCAACAGCCTGATCAACTGCCTGCTGGAAATAATAATATGTGCCGATGA